One genomic window of Microbacterium sp. BH-3-3-3 includes the following:
- a CDS encoding DUF3375 domain-containing protein, with translation MSSTRTEAAYLRSVTAFKNPTLDLLHGRFAPFVVAVLSVVFTPDRAAVTVADAHVEVAEAIDELRAAGYDTDDDRRIPAGSAREICRGWVRVGWLGLQIEDDVEVYRLSAHAVGALEIAGRAGGGRARVSRSRVRTLLDAVERLARDAESDPARRREALLEERAALDAEIAALEEGVVEPLDDDHLLEEAENVIHLARELPADFSRVAESIAAMQRDVVAELRRDVRPTGEVLREYLERGRQVMQATPEGRAFQGALRLIGDPENIDDLTDQLHAVLAQPFSRLMTPDQRAELDAIARRVEAGVQEVLTAQRRASHVITAQVRTHDPIRDRQVDDLLRGVMAGLHRWSQTKTPGRVEPVRTLPLADIGHLRQSLSDVRPAGAPAPLASADVEAEFVDADTRAWGGPHYAELEAYVATLGDGFDLATAFSGGSADTRRPVDLVGLLEIVHRGGLTETDDVSIVEAVRPDGTTRRFAFGAVRANSLRERDADD, from the coding sequence GTGAGCAGCACCCGAACCGAAGCCGCGTACCTGCGCTCGGTGACGGCGTTCAAGAACCCCACGCTCGACCTGCTGCACGGGCGCTTCGCCCCCTTCGTCGTGGCCGTGCTCTCGGTGGTCTTCACCCCCGACCGCGCGGCGGTCACCGTCGCCGACGCGCACGTCGAGGTCGCCGAGGCCATCGACGAGCTGCGCGCGGCGGGCTACGACACCGACGACGACCGCCGCATCCCCGCGGGGTCGGCGCGCGAGATCTGTCGCGGCTGGGTGCGCGTGGGCTGGCTCGGTCTGCAGATCGAGGACGACGTCGAGGTGTACCGCCTCTCGGCGCACGCCGTGGGCGCTCTCGAGATCGCCGGTCGCGCCGGCGGCGGCCGCGCCCGTGTCTCCCGCTCGCGCGTGCGCACGCTTCTCGACGCGGTCGAGCGCCTCGCCCGCGACGCCGAGAGCGACCCCGCCCGACGCCGCGAGGCACTTCTCGAGGAGCGGGCGGCCCTCGATGCCGAGATCGCCGCGCTGGAGGAGGGCGTCGTCGAGCCCCTCGACGACGACCACCTGCTCGAAGAGGCCGAGAACGTCATCCACCTCGCGCGCGAGTTGCCCGCGGACTTCTCGCGCGTGGCGGAGTCGATCGCCGCGATGCAGCGCGACGTCGTCGCCGAGCTCCGCCGCGACGTGCGTCCCACCGGCGAGGTGCTGCGCGAGTATCTCGAGCGCGGGCGTCAGGTGATGCAGGCCACCCCCGAGGGTCGAGCCTTCCAGGGCGCGCTGCGTCTGATCGGCGACCCCGAGAACATCGACGACCTCACCGACCAGCTGCACGCCGTGCTCGCCCAGCCCTTCTCGCGGCTGATGACCCCCGACCAGCGGGCCGAGCTCGACGCCATCGCCCGGCGCGTCGAAGCGGGCGTGCAAGAGGTGCTCACCGCCCAGCGGCGGGCCTCGCACGTCATCACCGCGCAGGTGCGCACGCACGATCCCATCCGCGATCGCCAGGTCGACGACCTGCTGCGCGGCGTGATGGCGGGGCTCCACCGCTGGAGCCAGACCAAGACGCCCGGTCGCGTCGAGCCCGTGCGCACGCTCCCGCTCGCCGACATCGGGCACCTGCGCCAGTCGCTCAGCGACGTGCGTCCGGCCGGGGCGCCGGCGCCGTTGGCATCGGCAGACGTCGAGGCCGAGTTCGTCGACGCCGACACCCGCGCCTGGGGCGGCCCGCACTACGCCGAGCTCGAGGCGTACGTCGCCACGCTCGGCGACGGCTTCGATCTGGCGACCGCCTTCTCGGGCGGCTCCGCCGACACCCGCCGCCCGGTCGATCTGGTCGGCCTGCTCGAGATCGTGCATCGCGGGGGGCTCACCGAGACCGACGACGTCTCGATCGTCGAGGCCGTACGCCCCGACGGCACCACCCGGCGCTTCGCCTTCGGGGCGGTCAGAGCGAACAGCTTGCGAGAAAGGGATGCCGATGACTGA
- a CDS encoding DUF4194 domain-containing protein, with product MTDEDVFAPSRARHGADAPASSTTAPSPDAEVSPGGTESSAFIAPVAMENDPDALFPGDRGILDSEVRRVLVRILQRRFLSAENSPAEWKLLLEHQQMIESRLNDLFVRLVVDHARGVAYKEQVRSDEIDVPILLKDEAYSRAETLVLVYLRTVFQRETTAGTASARVDVEEVEQTVLTYFAETDGTRASQQRAVRTAIARLDREGIIEEESEGRYRIGPLIEVVLSAETLRELQLWLDEQTQDAGSPREGGVVAPALDEQTQDAEAAGDREVAASGTFEGDPR from the coding sequence ATGACTGACGAGGACGTGTTCGCACCCTCCCGCGCGCGCCACGGCGCCGACGCCCCCGCTTCCTCGACGACGGCACCATCGCCGGATGCCGAGGTCTCCCCCGGCGGCACGGAGTCCTCCGCCTTCATCGCCCCGGTCGCGATGGAGAACGACCCCGACGCGCTGTTCCCGGGAGATCGCGGCATCCTGGACTCCGAGGTGCGGCGCGTGCTCGTGCGCATCCTGCAGCGCCGGTTCCTGAGCGCCGAGAACTCCCCCGCCGAGTGGAAGCTGCTGCTCGAGCACCAGCAGATGATCGAGTCGCGTCTGAACGATCTATTCGTGCGGCTCGTCGTCGACCACGCGCGGGGCGTCGCGTACAAGGAGCAGGTGCGCAGCGACGAGATCGACGTGCCCATCCTGCTGAAGGACGAGGCGTACTCGCGCGCCGAGACGCTCGTGCTCGTGTACCTGCGGACGGTGTTCCAGCGCGAGACGACCGCCGGCACCGCGTCGGCGCGCGTCGACGTCGAAGAGGTCGAGCAGACCGTGCTGACGTATTTCGCCGAGACCGACGGCACGCGCGCCAGTCAGCAGCGGGCCGTGCGCACCGCGATCGCGCGACTGGACCGCGAGGGCATCATCGAGGAGGAGTCCGAGGGGCGGTACCGCATCGGACCGCTCATCGAGGTCGTGCTCAGCGCCGAGACGCTTCGCGAACTGCAGCTCTGGTTGGACGAGCAGACCCAGGATGCCGGGAGCCCACGCGAGGGCGGCGTCGTGGCACCCGCTCTCGACGAGCAGACACAGGATGCCGAGGCTGCCGGTGACCGCGAGGTCGCGGCATCCGGAACGTTCGAGGGAGACCCCCGATGA
- a CDS encoding VOC family protein, which produces MAGFHHVEVWIADLAEARAEWGWLLRELGFEREGEWPEGESWAAGDAYLTLTTSPNLSAVAHDRRAPGVNHLAFKAGAPGRVDAIMVQAQQHGWRPLYQERYPHAGGPDHYAGWLENSAGLKAEVVADES; this is translated from the coding sequence GTGGCAGGATTTCATCATGTCGAGGTCTGGATCGCGGATCTTGCAGAGGCTCGGGCCGAATGGGGCTGGCTGCTTCGCGAACTCGGCTTTGAGCGCGAGGGCGAGTGGCCCGAGGGAGAGTCCTGGGCCGCGGGTGACGCGTATCTGACGCTCACGACCTCCCCGAATCTGTCCGCGGTGGCGCACGACCGGAGGGCGCCGGGTGTGAACCATCTCGCATTCAAAGCGGGTGCGCCCGGCCGGGTCGACGCGATCATGGTTCAGGCGCAGCAACACGGGTGGCGGCCGCTCTATCAGGAGCGATATCCGCACGCGGGAGGCCCGGATCACTACGCCGGTTGGCTGGAGAACTCCGCGGGCTTAAAAGCGGAGGTCGTTGCCGACGAGTCGTGA
- a CDS encoding ATP-binding protein encodes MTMLETLFGLIPAASRGQQWVAEDLQLVNWGGYDGTHRVRFAPTATLLCGGSGSGKSTLMDAYVALMMPHTTPFNGASNGAVVGRPRGQEQRNILSYGRGKLDESRTDEGTKIRVLRGDGVDTWTAIAMTWADHDGARFTAVRAWYIPAAARTLDDAVKVRATVHGAFDLRDLERAAQQHLSDAAVRATGLDTLATDREFSARLHGVLGIGAAGAGTKAMSLLARIQAGQQITTVDDLYKRMVLEEPETLTVADAVVSHFDGLESTRTRMLEARQQVRALQPIRAIKTRIDEAAERLRLIDALGRFTDPDSRASLWRAQRRVDLLGAVEAELRDRTHATDALVRERQALADAAEAEREGLGDVLRAAGGDRLDAAQRELRTLERRLAGMQRDRERFEAALAVLQTEVSTEKQFAALVDDARRTLGDAEAKTAVRDAFVAASSTHTDLRQQLAALEAEHRRTQTRDDNIPPRLHEAREALAEAAGLTAAELPFVAELVDVRTEYEPWRGAFTLALGGFATTLLVDAAHLASFRAAIDGVRLSERLRFEGVSTGLPERGGMDPATLPGRLEFRASLFTGWLQDRLEQQFAFVCVDAASELSRHRLALTISGQTSQGARGAHGGSIRQSVLGFSSRVRLTELGEQIVTARRALTAAKATVDEASTALDAFDERRSALEKIADLSWDQVDVASVQRDLDRWNETIAEITAGNPRIAELQEQISGTRARAGRLREEIGGAKTEQQAMAARWAEITDDVDAAQMLIERAEDSETALSPDEVDYLDALFVAPGASDATPSQLLASFDAALESASRRLLEEQRSAQETWGDQRESLRRTLIAFTDRWPSPNLLADPDESLGDFERILADLEASGLHELEAEWRDSLLRLSGNDLTSLDSALTRALRDIRERIAPINDIMQDLPFYDDEHRLQIVPREGQSEVRRRFRRELRDVRAAIDAASSDEEREAVYTRMARLINRIRSTAPDFADLVDVRNHVRVSAERFRADTGEHVALYDHIGEKSGGESQELIAFIVGAALRYQLGDAGAERPRYAPVFLDEALIKADAHFTKRAIGAWRGLGFQLVIGAPNDKYSAIEPHVDVEYDILKDTRGRSWAKAKVGVAAEG; translated from the coding sequence ATGACCATGCTCGAGACCCTGTTCGGCCTCATTCCTGCCGCCTCGCGCGGACAGCAGTGGGTGGCCGAAGACCTGCAGCTCGTCAACTGGGGCGGCTACGACGGGACGCATCGCGTGCGCTTCGCCCCCACCGCGACGCTGCTCTGCGGCGGGTCGGGTTCGGGCAAGTCGACGCTGATGGACGCGTACGTCGCGCTCATGATGCCGCACACCACCCCGTTCAACGGCGCCTCCAACGGTGCGGTGGTGGGGCGCCCGCGCGGGCAGGAGCAGCGCAACATCCTCTCGTACGGCCGCGGCAAGCTCGATGAGTCGCGCACCGACGAGGGCACGAAGATCCGGGTGCTGCGCGGCGACGGTGTCGACACGTGGACCGCGATCGCGATGACCTGGGCCGACCACGACGGCGCCCGCTTCACCGCGGTGCGCGCCTGGTACATCCCCGCCGCCGCCCGCACGCTCGACGACGCCGTCAAGGTGCGCGCCACCGTGCACGGCGCGTTCGACCTGCGCGACCTGGAGCGGGCGGCGCAGCAGCACCTGTCCGACGCGGCGGTGCGGGCGACGGGACTCGACACCCTCGCCACCGACCGCGAGTTCTCGGCCCGGCTGCACGGCGTGCTCGGCATCGGCGCGGCGGGGGCGGGCACGAAGGCGATGAGCCTGCTCGCGCGCATCCAAGCCGGGCAGCAGATCACCACCGTCGACGACCTCTACAAGCGCATGGTGCTCGAAGAGCCCGAGACCCTCACCGTCGCCGACGCCGTCGTGTCGCACTTCGACGGGCTCGAGTCGACGCGCACGCGCATGCTCGAGGCGCGCCAACAGGTGCGGGCGCTGCAGCCCATCCGCGCGATTAAGACGCGCATCGACGAGGCCGCCGAACGTCTGCGGCTGATCGACGCGCTCGGACGCTTCACCGACCCCGACTCGCGCGCCTCGCTCTGGCGGGCGCAGCGCCGGGTCGATCTGCTCGGCGCGGTCGAGGCCGAGCTGCGCGACCGCACGCACGCCACCGACGCGCTCGTGCGCGAACGCCAGGCCCTCGCCGACGCCGCCGAAGCCGAGCGCGAGGGCCTCGGCGACGTGCTGCGCGCGGCCGGCGGTGATCGGCTCGACGCCGCCCAGCGCGAGCTCCGCACGCTCGAGCGGCGCCTGGCCGGCATGCAGCGCGACCGGGAGCGCTTCGAGGCGGCGCTCGCGGTGCTGCAGACCGAGGTGTCGACCGAGAAGCAGTTCGCCGCCCTCGTGGACGACGCGCGCCGCACCCTCGGTGACGCGGAGGCCAAGACGGCCGTCCGCGACGCGTTCGTCGCCGCCAGCAGCACCCACACCGACCTTCGCCAGCAGCTCGCCGCCCTCGAGGCCGAGCACCGCCGCACGCAGACCCGCGACGACAACATCCCGCCCCGCCTGCACGAGGCCCGCGAGGCCCTGGCCGAGGCCGCCGGTCTGACCGCCGCCGAGCTGCCCTTCGTCGCCGAGCTCGTGGACGTGCGCACCGAGTACGAGCCGTGGCGCGGGGCCTTCACCCTCGCCCTCGGGGGGTTCGCGACGACCCTTCTCGTGGATGCCGCGCACCTGGCATCGTTCCGCGCGGCGATCGACGGCGTCCGGCTGTCGGAGCGCCTGCGGTTCGAGGGCGTGTCGACCGGGCTCCCCGAACGCGGCGGGATGGATCCGGCGACCCTTCCCGGGCGTCTGGAATTCCGCGCCTCGCTCTTCACCGGGTGGCTGCAGGACCGGCTCGAGCAGCAGTTCGCGTTCGTCTGCGTGGATGCCGCGTCGGAGTTGTCTCGGCACCGCCTGGCGCTCACCATCTCGGGGCAGACGAGCCAGGGTGCACGCGGCGCGCACGGGGGGTCGATCCGTCAGAGCGTGCTCGGGTTCTCGTCGCGCGTGCGGTTGACCGAGCTCGGCGAGCAGATCGTCACCGCGCGCCGCGCCCTCACGGCCGCCAAAGCCACGGTCGACGAGGCCTCCACCGCCCTCGACGCGTTCGACGAGCGGCGCAGCGCCCTCGAGAAGATCGCCGACCTGTCATGGGACCAGGTGGACGTGGCATCCGTCCAGCGCGATCTGGACCGCTGGAACGAGACGATCGCCGAGATCACCGCCGGCAATCCCCGCATCGCCGAACTGCAGGAGCAGATCTCGGGCACCCGTGCCCGGGCCGGCCGCCTGCGCGAAGAGATCGGCGGGGCCAAGACCGAACAGCAGGCGATGGCCGCGCGCTGGGCCGAGATCACCGACGACGTCGACGCGGCGCAGATGCTCATCGAACGCGCGGAGGATTCCGAGACCGCCCTCTCGCCCGACGAGGTCGACTACCTCGACGCGCTGTTCGTGGCACCGGGAGCGTCGGACGCGACGCCGTCGCAGCTCCTGGCGAGCTTCGATGCCGCCCTCGAATCCGCCTCCCGACGGTTGCTCGAAGAGCAGCGGTCGGCGCAGGAGACCTGGGGCGACCAGCGCGAGAGCCTGCGGCGCACGCTCATCGCGTTCACCGACCGGTGGCCGAGTCCGAACCTGCTCGCCGACCCCGACGAGTCGCTCGGCGACTTCGAGCGGATCCTCGCCGATCTCGAAGCGAGCGGCCTGCACGAGCTCGAAGCGGAGTGGCGCGACAGTCTGCTGCGCCTGTCGGGCAACGACCTGACGAGCCTCGACTCGGCGCTGACACGGGCGCTGCGCGACATCCGGGAGCGGATCGCGCCGATCAACGACATCATGCAGGACCTGCCGTTCTACGACGACGAGCACCGCCTGCAGATCGTGCCGCGCGAGGGGCAGTCCGAGGTGCGTCGCCGTTTCCGTCGCGAGCTGCGCGACGTGCGTGCGGCGATCGACGCGGCCTCGTCCGACGAGGAACGCGAAGCGGTGTACACCCGCATGGCGCGCCTCATCAACCGCATCCGTTCGACCGCCCCCGACTTCGCCGACCTCGTCGACGTGCGCAACCACGTGCGGGTGAGCGCCGAGCGCTTCCGCGCCGACACCGGCGAGCACGTCGCCCTGTACGACCACATCGGTGAGAAGTCCGGCGGAGAGTCGCAGGAGCTCATCGCGTTCATCGTCGGCGCGGCGTTGCGGTACCAGCTCGGGGATGCCGGAGCCGAGCGCCCCCGCTACGCCCCGGTGTTCCTCGACGAGGCGCTGATCAAGGCCGACGCGCACTTCACCAAGCGCGCGATCGGCGCCTGGCGCGGCCTCGGCTTCCAGCTCGTGATCGGCGCCCCGAACGACAAGTACAGCGCGATCGAACCGCACGTCGACGTCGAGTACGACATCTTGAAGGACACGCGCGGACGGTCGTGGGCGAAGGCGAAGGTGGGGGTCGCGGCGGAGGGGTGA
- a CDS encoding PLP-dependent aminotransferase family protein, whose amino-acid sequence MTLLDRATSALVDQRTAVVSAEQLALRLGRWATTDATLSASLADGIARLVREGELRGGDRLPSERTLAATVSVSRGTVVSAYARLYDDGILDRRQGSGTRVAGTPPTAARQSAGRAEALYATLPSSIDLLRAVPPISPLAVDIVQRHRPVLDASTVEGDPAGLPALRSLIAQLMTDDGTATTAAQILVTHGAQQALSLLVDELVSPGDTVLTEEVAWPGFTDAVRRRGGQVHGIRLTPDGVDIDALEMAIVVRRPVLIALNPHNHNPTGVQTSLAVRRRIADLAAEHGVTVIEDRVLAHVSFDGVTPPSLASLRPDAPIVVVESLSKWAWEGLRVGWLRADPVLVRRLRGLRQTTDLSTSVPSQLLAIDLIAQAPVLRRTVATVHREAADAAAKLLAVHLPDWRFRPPRGGLWLWAQLPSGSAAGFARYAAGLGVSVAGSAQFMSDVDADDHIRIPVTSTPAVLEAGIQRLGEAWRGYVGRG is encoded by the coding sequence ATGACCCTTCTCGACAGAGCCACTTCCGCCCTGGTGGACCAGCGCACGGCTGTCGTCTCGGCGGAACAGCTGGCGTTGCGCCTGGGACGCTGGGCGACGACCGACGCCACCCTCTCAGCGAGCCTCGCCGACGGCATCGCCCGGCTCGTGCGCGAGGGGGAACTGCGCGGCGGTGACCGGCTGCCCTCGGAACGCACGCTTGCGGCGACGGTCTCGGTGTCGCGGGGCACGGTCGTCAGCGCTTACGCGCGGCTGTACGACGACGGCATCCTCGATCGCCGTCAGGGCAGTGGCACGCGCGTCGCGGGGACGCCCCCGACGGCCGCGCGTCAGAGCGCCGGTCGCGCGGAGGCGCTGTACGCCACCCTGCCGTCGAGCATCGATCTGCTGCGCGCGGTCCCCCCGATCTCGCCGCTCGCCGTCGACATCGTGCAACGCCACCGGCCCGTGCTCGACGCGAGCACCGTCGAGGGCGATCCCGCGGGCCTCCCGGCCTTGCGCTCCCTCATCGCGCAGCTGATGACCGACGACGGCACGGCCACGACGGCGGCGCAGATCCTGGTCACGCACGGTGCGCAGCAGGCACTCAGCCTGCTCGTCGACGAACTGGTCTCCCCCGGCGACACCGTGCTCACCGAAGAGGTGGCCTGGCCCGGCTTCACCGATGCCGTGCGTCGTCGCGGAGGCCAGGTGCACGGCATCCGGCTCACCCCCGACGGCGTCGACATCGACGCCCTCGAGATGGCGATCGTGGTGCGCCGACCCGTTCTCATCGCGCTGAACCCGCACAATCACAACCCCACCGGCGTCCAGACGAGTCTCGCCGTGCGTCGGCGCATCGCGGATCTCGCCGCCGAGCACGGCGTGACGGTGATCGAGGATCGCGTGCTCGCGCACGTGTCGTTCGACGGCGTGACCCCTCCCTCACTGGCGAGCCTGCGCCCCGACGCGCCCATCGTCGTGGTCGAGTCGCTGTCCAAGTGGGCGTGGGAAGGCCTGCGGGTCGGGTGGTTGCGGGCGGACCCGGTGCTCGTGCGGCGACTGCGCGGACTGCGTCAGACCACCGACCTGTCGACCAGCGTCCCCTCGCAGCTGCTGGCGATCGACCTGATCGCGCAGGCTCCGGTTCTGCGCCGCACCGTGGCCACCGTGCACCGCGAAGCGGCCGACGCCGCGGCGAAGCTGCTCGCCGTCCACCTGCCCGACTGGCGGTTCCGTCCGCCGCGCGGAGGGCTGTGGCTCTGGGCGCAGCTGCCGTCGGGCTCAGCGGCCGGCTTCGCGCGCTACGCCGCGGGGCTGGGCGTGTCGGTGGCCGGGTCGGCGCAGTTCATGTCGGACGTGGATGCCGACGACCACATCCGCATCCCCGTCACCTCGACGCCCGCGGTGCTCGAGGCCGGGATTCAGCGTCTCGGCGAAGCGTGGAGGGGATACGTCGGGAGGGGCTGA
- a CDS encoding HNH endonuclease signature motif containing protein translates to MPWPSDEDLSADAATAWAIDVGLVDPHPFGDGSTDAADEDGAWLLTPTPAHLLGELEHHVRERHRATAAEYRLLRLLLHEAVADPEPWVGPDPTLDIAWTDPRRRTVAAVRRDRRDMAERAVIAEIATRLRLSEQTVRTRAAHAETLRSRCPEVWNAFVDGTISERHAVESARLATSLPDEPESPPTDEPESLPTGPTGADGPASGSGGSTPLPDVRLDGTETLSDEPAPASGEQAPASSEHESWRAFDEGALDRALRLPPARFSVSARALRERVHRESLQTRHRRAARDRGMWLAAELDGMATLTALLPADRAHDALARVDRAARHLRVAPDEDRTLAQLRADAFADLLTRSTGGAGSRAGTGSIHRAEERPASAGDRTGDGASFAVPNTAVPTAAVPNTSVPTAAVPAAVVPAAVVQAAAPPAAAPPTAAVSTAATPTATTPTAASPPTPSAPPDRRASIVITVPALTLLGAGDEPARLDGYGPIDLDTARRLAGEATSWVRILTHPVTGVPLALDRSTYRVPTALRRWLGVTSPTCVFPGCGRPARECDLDHLAAWSAGGVTDDDNLAPECRHHHRIRHETRWNPSRDPDTGDLRWTSPLGAEIAEDPPPF, encoded by the coding sequence GTGCCGTGGCCCAGCGATGAAGACCTGTCCGCCGACGCCGCCACGGCGTGGGCGATCGACGTGGGTTTGGTCGACCCCCACCCGTTCGGTGACGGTTCGACCGACGCCGCCGACGAGGACGGCGCGTGGCTCCTCACCCCCACTCCCGCGCACCTTCTCGGCGAGCTCGAGCACCACGTGCGCGAACGCCACCGGGCCACGGCCGCGGAGTACCGCCTCCTGAGACTGCTGCTCCACGAGGCGGTGGCCGATCCCGAGCCGTGGGTGGGTCCCGACCCGACCCTCGACATCGCGTGGACCGACCCTAGGCGGCGCACCGTGGCGGCGGTGCGCCGCGACCGGCGTGACATGGCCGAACGGGCGGTGATCGCCGAGATCGCGACGCGCCTGCGGCTGTCGGAGCAGACGGTGCGCACGCGAGCCGCCCATGCCGAGACGTTGCGGAGCCGTTGCCCCGAGGTCTGGAACGCCTTCGTCGACGGCACGATCTCGGAGCGTCACGCCGTCGAGTCGGCGCGGCTGGCGACGTCTCTTCCCGACGAGCCCGAGTCGCCGCCGACCGACGAGCCCGAGTCACTGCCGACCGGACCGACCGGGGCCGATGGCCCGGCGTCTGGTTCTGGCGGGTCGACGCCGCTCCCCGACGTGCGGCTGGACGGCACTGAAACGCTGTCCGACGAACCGGCCCCGGCTTCGGGCGAGCAGGCCCCGGCCTCCAGCGAGCATGAATCCTGGCGGGCGTTCGACGAGGGTGCCCTCGACCGCGCTCTCCGTCTTCCACCCGCGCGGTTCTCCGTCTCGGCGCGCGCTCTTCGCGAGCGCGTGCACCGCGAGTCCCTTCAGACGCGGCACCGTCGGGCTGCTCGCGACCGCGGCATGTGGCTGGCGGCCGAACTCGACGGCATGGCCACGCTGACCGCCCTGCTCCCCGCGGATCGTGCCCACGACGCGCTCGCTCGCGTCGATCGCGCGGCCCGTCACCTGCGGGTGGCCCCCGATGAGGACCGAACGCTCGCGCAGCTGCGGGCCGATGCTTTCGCGGATTTGCTCACGCGGTCCACGGGCGGGGCCGGGTCCCGCGCGGGGACGGGTTCGATCCATCGCGCCGAGGAACGCCCGGCGAGTGCGGGTGATCGTACCGGCGACGGCGCTTCCTTCGCTGTGCCGAATACCGCCGTGCCGACTGCCGCCGTGCCGAATACCTCCGTGCCGACTGCCGCCGTGCCGGCTGCCGTGGTACCGGCTGCCGTGGTACAGGCCGCCGCCCCGCCAGCCGCTGCCCCGCCGACTGCCGCCGTGTCTACTGCCGCCACGCCGACTGCCACAACGCCGACCGCAGCCTCTCCGCCGACGCCCTCCGCGCCCCCGGATCGTCGCGCGTCGATCGTCATCACGGTCCCCGCACTCACGCTTCTCGGAGCAGGCGACGAGCCCGCTCGTCTTGACGGGTACGGCCCGATCGACCTCGACACGGCTCGGCGTCTCGCCGGCGAGGCCACCTCCTGGGTGCGGATTCTCACGCATCCCGTGACGGGCGTGCCCCTCGCGCTCGATCGGTCGACCTACCGTGTGCCGACCGCGTTGCGTCGATGGTTGGGCGTGACCTCGCCGACGTGCGTCTTCCCGGGATGCGGGCGACCCGCACGCGAGTGCGACCTCGATCACCTGGCCGCGTGGAGCGCCGGCGGTGTCACCGATGACGACAACCTCGCACCCGAGTGCCGACATCATCACCGCATCCGTCACGAGACTCGGTGGAATCCCTCGCGCGACCCCGACACCGGCGACCTGCGCTGGACGTCGCCGCTCGGTGCCGAGATCGCCGAGGATCCACCGCCGTTCTAG